The following proteins are encoded in a genomic region of Paenibacillus sp. FSL R7-0273:
- a CDS encoding ABC transporter ATP-binding protein: protein MKKLQHSIRLKLHYIKAFKAELQPRRYELGMLAGFKVLLLGLGLVSPLLFKLLIDRVIVQQDLKALWLICSGYAAVYIMQSAVTGGQTFVGNKFTNRVTFAVRTALWDRYLNMPLSTYCQLNTGDLKGRIDQDTDAVDRLFKVQLMEYAYSFAYLLAGAAMMAVFSWKLALVALLMVPVSFWITSKLGIRAREVSTSYRQIYGEYEGWLQQSIQSWREIKINRMEKRSSLKFTGYWHAMSKVFFQKEMYWFLNRVLQEFKDLFITRMNLYFLGGLLIFHGEMTIGGLLVFMKYYEMLFTQLRAINDFDMQFNGDVPGLEKISSMLAETPDTKNTTRVKPAADQNHLPVLQFKNVSFYYNVEGSAVLRDISFAVQPGARIAIVGRSGSGKSTIIKLMLRICQPFHGSIQLGGRELQQIGEAELRKSFGVVMQNPAIFNMSILENVKLARPAASTAEIKEACRLAEMEEYIGKLTHGYDTVIGEKGVQLSGGQKQRLALARVLLSDAKIIILDEATSMLDHITEAAVHQTFAKLPSDRTVIIIAHRLSSVMYADEILLLDNGQIADQGKHQKLWMENTLYRLLFENGAGSSGPVVAANRT from the coding sequence ATGAAGAAACTGCAGCACAGTATCAGGCTTAAGCTGCATTACATCAAGGCTTTCAAGGCTGAACTGCAGCCCCGCCGTTATGAGCTGGGTATGCTTGCCGGTTTTAAGGTGCTGCTGCTTGGTTTAGGGCTGGTTTCACCTTTACTGTTCAAGCTCCTGATTGACAGGGTTATCGTTCAGCAGGATTTAAAGGCGCTTTGGCTGATTTGTTCCGGTTATGCTGCTGTATATATTATGCAGTCTGCCGTCACGGGCGGACAAACCTTTGTAGGCAACAAATTTACGAATCGTGTGACGTTTGCTGTACGTACAGCTTTATGGGACAGATATCTTAACATGCCGCTCAGTACTTATTGCCAGCTGAACACAGGCGATTTAAAGGGCAGAATAGACCAGGATACGGATGCAGTGGACCGTTTGTTCAAGGTGCAGCTGATGGAATACGCCTATAGCTTTGCATACCTGCTGGCGGGTGCTGCCATGATGGCGGTTTTCAGCTGGAAGCTGGCACTGGTCGCTTTGCTTATGGTGCCTGTCTCCTTCTGGATTACAAGCAAACTTGGTATCCGGGCAAGAGAGGTTTCTACAAGCTACCGGCAGATTTACGGGGAGTATGAAGGATGGCTGCAGCAATCCATCCAAAGCTGGCGGGAAATTAAGATCAACCGGATGGAGAAGCGGAGTTCACTCAAATTCACGGGGTATTGGCATGCGATGAGCAAAGTGTTTTTTCAAAAAGAAATGTACTGGTTTCTCAACCGTGTCCTTCAGGAGTTCAAGGACCTTTTTATTACAAGAATGAATCTGTATTTTCTCGGCGGACTGCTGATCTTCCACGGGGAAATGACGATTGGCGGGCTGCTGGTCTTTATGAAGTATTATGAAATGCTGTTTACGCAATTAAGAGCCATCAACGATTTTGATATGCAGTTTAACGGCGATGTGCCCGGTCTTGAAAAAATCAGCTCCATGCTGGCAGAAACGCCAGATACGAAAAATACAACTAGAGTGAAGCCAGCGGCAGATCAGAATCATCTTCCTGTCCTGCAATTTAAAAACGTTTCTTTCTATTATAATGTTGAAGGTTCCGCTGTGCTGAGGGATATATCCTTTGCTGTTCAACCCGGGGCGAGGATAGCCATTGTCGGCAGGAGCGGCTCCGGTAAAAGCACAATAATCAAATTGATGCTCAGAATCTGTCAGCCTTTTCATGGCAGCATCCAACTGGGCGGGCGTGAGCTACAGCAGATTGGTGAAGCCGAATTGCGTAAATCCTTCGGTGTCGTCATGCAAAATCCGGCCATTTTTAATATGTCTATCCTGGAGAATGTCAAGCTGGCCAGGCCGGCTGCCTCAACAGCGGAAATTAAAGAAGCCTGCAGGCTGGCCGAGATGGAAGAGTATATCGGAAAGCTGACCCATGGCTATGATACAGTGATCGGAGAAAAGGGGGTACAGCTGTCCGGTGGACAAAAGCAGCGGCTTGCCTTGGCCAGAGTGCTGCTGTCGGATGCCAAAATCATTATTTTGGACGAAGCGACCTCTATGCTTGATCATATCACTGAGGCAGCCGTTCATCAGACCTTTGCCAAGCTGCCGTCTGACCGTACCGTAATTATCATTGCCCACCGGCTTTCCTCAGTAATGTACGCGGATGAAATTCTGTTGCTGGACAACGGGCAGATCGCGGATCAGGGCAAGCATCAGAAACTATGGATGGAGAATACCCTCTACCGGCTGCTGTTTGAAAATGGAGCGGGATCAAGCGGTCCCGTTGTAGCGGCTAACCGGACTTAG
- a CDS encoding MFS transporter, translating to MKLSKEEKSWILYDCGNSAYSMAVTTALLPIVFGMFNNVDSSMDLGYFNSIASILVAVLSPILGTIADYKDRKKRFFMFFAALGILATASLAFVSPDSGQWQLLVAFYILSAIGFAGANIFYDSFLVDVAADERMDKVSTRGFAFGYIFSVIPFGISLLLIFVLGMDKAIGYQIGFIITALWWGLLTVPMIRDVKQKYYIEPEPQPVAKSFKRLAVTFANIRQHKIVFVFLLAYFFYIDGVDTIIKMVVPYATSVLGADAMDTFTLLGILLIIQIIAFPCAILYGNLAKKYSARTMIIAGIFTYIISCIAAFFISSVWHIFVLGALIGSAQGGIQALSRSYFAKIIPKENSNEFFGFYNIFGKFAAIIGPALMALTTTLTGNAAYSILSIIPLFLIGFFIFITLPKGN from the coding sequence ATGAAGCTGAGCAAAGAGGAGAAATCATGGATTCTGTATGACTGCGGCAATTCGGCGTATTCGATGGCGGTGACGACGGCGCTGCTGCCGATTGTGTTCGGCATGTTCAACAATGTGGACAGCAGTATGGATTTGGGCTACTTCAATTCCATCGCCAGTATACTGGTGGCCGTACTCAGCCCGATCCTGGGTACGATTGCCGACTACAAGGACCGGAAGAAGCGCTTTTTTATGTTTTTTGCAGCGTTAGGAATTCTGGCTACGGCCTCCCTGGCGTTCGTCTCCCCGGATAGCGGACAGTGGCAGCTGCTGGTTGCCTTTTACATTTTGTCTGCGATCGGGTTCGCCGGGGCCAATATTTTCTACGACTCCTTCCTGGTGGATGTTGCCGCGGATGAGCGCATGGACAAGGTGTCAACGAGAGGCTTTGCGTTCGGGTATATTTTTAGCGTAATTCCGTTCGGGATCAGTCTGCTGCTGATTTTTGTCCTGGGGATGGATAAAGCCATCGGCTACCAGATCGGGTTCATCATTACGGCGCTTTGGTGGGGATTGCTGACAGTGCCGATGATCCGGGATGTGAAGCAGAAATATTACATTGAACCGGAGCCACAGCCTGTTGCCAAAAGCTTTAAACGCTTAGCTGTCACCTTCGCCAATATCCGCCAGCACAAAATCGTGTTCGTCTTCTTGCTAGCCTATTTCTTCTACATTGACGGAGTCGATACGATTATAAAAATGGTAGTACCGTATGCAACCTCCGTGCTTGGTGCCGACGCCATGGACACCTTCACGCTGCTGGGGATTCTGCTCATCATTCAGATTATTGCCTTTCCTTGTGCGATTCTTTACGGTAACCTGGCCAAAAAGTACTCTGCGCGCACCATGATCATCGCCGGTATTTTTACATATATCATTTCCTGTATTGCCGCTTTCTTTATCTCCTCGGTGTGGCATATCTTTGTTCTGGGGGCGCTGATCGGCTCTGCCCAGGGAGGAATTCAGGCACTCAGCCGGTCCTATTTCGCCAAAATCATTCCGAAGGAGAACTCCAATGAGTTCTTCGGCTTCTATAATATTTTCGGTAAATTTGCCGCGATTATCGGGCCTGCCCTGATGGCTCTGACGACTACGCTGACGGGCAATGCGGCCTACAGCATTTTGTCCATTATCCCGCTGTTTCTGATCGGCTTCTTTATCTTCATCACATTACCTAAGGGGAACTAA
- a CDS encoding alkaline phosphatase family protein: MEPNTALTPKAKHLIVISYDAFSEDNWELASRQPNLAKLMQSGAYSSRLHSVYPTLTYVVHTTTATGVYPARHGIHHNNPLQPFVPEEDQHWFWFREAIKAPTIYDAVRKQGMSTAGLLWPVSGKSSIQYNIPEIRALKGENQALKVLRSGSPLYSIQMELRHGKLRQGIQQPYLDDFTTKCAADTIRRKKPNLLMLHLIDLDDAKHQYGTDSEEVRQVILRMDNRLGEIMQAVEESGIKDDTVIMVLGDHGQFNVRYKVHLNKLLQDKGLIYEESGERKWRAYFQCGGGSAYLHIRPGDAEAEQLALEAVKEYMEDAASGVEEVYSRDKLDSLHASPVTSFMLEARKGYSFDESIDQPLLVDLEAHGIRYATHGYSPDKDGYRCNIVVSGRQIRHDYAFGPLEMVDIAPTMGRILGVEFSHGDGRVLEEIFT; this comes from the coding sequence ATGGAACCGAACACGGCGCTTACGCCAAAAGCGAAGCATCTGATCGTCATCTCCTACGATGCCTTTTCGGAGGACAACTGGGAGCTGGCGAGCCGTCAGCCTAATCTGGCTAAATTAATGCAGAGCGGTGCTTACAGCAGCCGTCTGCACAGCGTATATCCGACGCTTACCTATGTCGTTCATACGACTACCGCTACCGGGGTTTATCCGGCCAGGCACGGGATTCATCACAACAATCCGCTGCAGCCGTTCGTCCCGGAGGAGGACCAGCACTGGTTCTGGTTCCGCGAGGCGATTAAGGCTCCGACGATCTATGATGCTGTGCGCAAGCAGGGGATGAGCACTGCAGGATTACTCTGGCCGGTGTCCGGCAAGTCCTCCATTCAATATAATATTCCGGAAATCCGGGCGCTGAAGGGTGAGAATCAGGCGCTCAAGGTGCTCCGCAGCGGCAGCCCGCTGTACTCGATCCAGATGGAGTTAAGGCACGGAAAGCTCAGGCAGGGGATTCAGCAGCCCTATCTGGATGACTTCACCACAAAGTGTGCTGCGGATACAATCAGGCGCAAAAAGCCCAACCTGCTGATGCTGCATCTGATCGATCTCGATGATGCCAAGCACCAGTACGGGACAGACAGCGAGGAAGTGAGGCAGGTTATCCTGCGGATGGACAACAGGCTGGGCGAAATTATGCAGGCTGTCGAGGAGTCCGGGATTAAGGACGATACAGTAATTATGGTGCTCGGGGATCACGGACAGTTCAATGTGCGGTACAAGGTGCATTTGAACAAGCTGCTGCAGGATAAAGGCCTGATCTATGAAGAGAGCGGCGAAAGGAAATGGCGGGCATACTTCCAGTGCGGCGGCGGTTCGGCTTACCTGCATATCCGGCCGGGAGATGCTGAGGCGGAGCAGCTGGCTCTTGAAGCTGTAAAAGAGTACATGGAGGATGCTGCGTCAGGCGTTGAAGAGGTGTATTCGAGAGATAAGCTGGACTCCCTGCATGCCAGTCCGGTCACCAGCTTCATGCTGGAAGCCAGGAAGGGCTACAGCTTTGACGAAAGTATAGACCAGCCGCTGCTGGTGGATCTGGAGGCACACGGTATCCGTTATGCCACCCATGGCTACTCTCCCGATAAAGACGGCTACCGCTGCAACATCGTTGTCTCCGGCAGGCAGATCAGGCATGACTATGCCTTCGGGCCGCTTGAAATGGTTGACATCGCACCGACAATGGGCCGGATTCTGGGTGTTGAGTTTTCTCACGGCGACGGAAGAGTGCTGGAGGAGATATTTACTTAA
- a CDS encoding beta-galactosidase, translating to MYTFKDYKQPEILRNHLKLGGANPAGETIDVTSLYITRDGKPIIPVTGEFHYSRYAREDWYDELCKMKAGGVTLVSTYVFWIYHEEIEGVFDFSGDNDVRAFILECQKAGLEVVLRIGPWAHGECRNGGYPDWLLAKPFKLRENNPQYLEKVTILYEKIAEQVQGLFYKDGGNIIAVQLENELTNDAEHLAKLKELSIACGMIAPIYTVTGWNAVSGAKIPVDEVVPVFGGYCEAPWEEHMDPLPPSPHYFFTGMRNDTGIGADLLPRGNEENGEWQLPYERYPFATCELGGGLQVTHHRRPIIREMDIYAISLVKLGDGNNLIGYYMYHGGTNQIGTLSTFNESKATGYPNDYPILSYDFQTALSEYGEVRGQYRLLNLLHLFVQDFDQTLAPMTRVEAEHTVKREDTASLRYVMRTDGTSGFVFINHYQRLSQLEDIRGAVINTGTVTFPPIDVCGDVSFFMPFKLELSGNILEYATAQPLCRQGDTYFFAQIPGIAAEYQFENGQGFTPEAGLESGFQLNSITVITLTWEQAKYLRKLDNEIYVGDKCDLYKADGEIRSAAAGDFGYWLWNGAGFELSTVQKPYTEPVFLLEAVPQPPFEAKYAEELHIGGGRRITWQKITVTGSQGFVNLDYYGDAAQIYADGELVADSYYYGEVWRVPAKLLEGKECYLAVSEMRDDFYREF from the coding sequence GTGTATACATTTAAAGACTACAAGCAGCCTGAAATCCTCCGCAATCATTTAAAGCTTGGAGGCGCCAATCCGGCTGGAGAGACAATTGATGTAACGAGTTTATATATTACGCGGGACGGCAAGCCGATCATTCCGGTAACAGGCGAATTCCATTATTCCAGATATGCCAGAGAAGACTGGTATGATGAGCTGTGCAAAATGAAAGCAGGCGGTGTAACGCTTGTATCTACGTATGTGTTCTGGATTTACCATGAGGAGATTGAGGGCGTATTCGACTTCTCCGGCGACAATGATGTGCGTGCTTTTATACTGGAGTGCCAGAAGGCCGGCCTGGAGGTTGTCCTGCGGATCGGTCCCTGGGCGCATGGCGAATGCAGAAACGGCGGGTATCCGGATTGGCTGCTTGCGAAGCCGTTCAAGCTGCGCGAGAATAATCCGCAATACCTGGAGAAGGTAACGATCCTGTATGAGAAAATCGCCGAGCAGGTGCAGGGACTCTTTTACAAGGATGGGGGGAATATCATTGCCGTCCAGTTAGAGAATGAGCTGACGAATGATGCCGAGCATCTGGCTAAACTGAAGGAGCTGTCCATAGCGTGCGGAATGATTGCCCCTATTTATACAGTAACGGGCTGGAATGCGGTCTCCGGTGCCAAGATTCCTGTAGACGAAGTGGTTCCTGTATTCGGAGGCTACTGTGAAGCTCCATGGGAGGAGCATATGGACCCGCTTCCGCCGTCACCCCATTATTTCTTTACCGGGATGCGTAACGATACGGGTATAGGGGCAGATCTCCTTCCCCGGGGAAACGAAGAGAATGGTGAATGGCAGCTGCCGTATGAACGGTATCCTTTTGCGACCTGTGAGCTCGGCGGAGGGCTGCAGGTAACCCATCACCGCAGACCGATCATCCGCGAGATGGATATCTACGCCATTTCACTTGTAAAGCTTGGTGACGGCAATAACCTGATCGGTTACTACATGTATCATGGCGGGACGAACCAGATCGGCACACTGTCCACCTTCAATGAGTCAAAGGCAACGGGCTATCCGAACGATTATCCGATACTTTCCTATGATTTTCAGACTGCTCTCTCCGAGTATGGTGAGGTGCGCGGGCAGTACAGGCTGCTGAATCTGCTGCATCTGTTTGTGCAGGACTTTGACCAGACCCTGGCACCTATGACCAGAGTAGAGGCCGAGCATACAGTAAAACGGGAAGATACAGCCTCCTTGCGGTATGTAATGCGTACAGACGGTACAAGCGGATTTGTATTTATCAACCATTACCAGCGGCTGTCGCAGCTTGAAGATATCCGCGGGGCGGTAATTAATACAGGAACCGTCACTTTCCCGCCGATTGATGTTTGCGGAGATGTCAGCTTCTTTATGCCGTTCAAGCTGGAGCTGTCAGGCAATATTCTGGAGTATGCAACGGCCCAGCCGCTGTGCAGACAAGGTGATACCTATTTCTTCGCACAGATTCCGGGAATTGCTGCTGAATATCAGTTTGAGAACGGGCAGGGCTTCACGCCTGAAGCAGGATTAGAGTCCGGATTCCAGTTGAACAGCATTACCGTAATCACGCTCACTTGGGAACAGGCGAAATATTTGCGGAAGCTGGATAATGAGATTTATGTAGGTGACAAGTGTGATCTGTACAAAGCCGATGGCGAAATCAGATCTGCAGCAGCAGGAGACTTCGGGTACTGGCTCTGGAACGGGGCGGGCTTTGAACTGAGTACTGTCCAGAAGCCTTACACAGAGCCTGTCTTCTTGCTTGAAGCGGTTCCACAGCCTCCTTTTGAAGCCAAGTATGCAGAGGAGCTCCATATCGGCGGCGGGCGCAGGATCACCTGGCAGAAAATAACGGTTACAGGCTCCCAAGGCTTCGTTAATCTTGATTATTACGGTGATGCAGCACAGATCTATGCCGATGGGGAATTAGTCGCGGACAGCTACTATTATGGAGAAGTATGGAGAGTGCCGGCCAAGCTGCTGGAGGGAAAAGAGTGTTATCTTGCAGTCTCTGAAATGCGGGATGATTTCTATAGAGAGTTTTAG
- a CDS encoding glycoside hydrolase family 27 protein yields the protein MQGQQLGLTPPMGWNSWNTFTWDINERLIREAADILASEGYKEAGYEYIVIDDCWSLKERAEDGSLVADPDKFPGGMKALADYIHSKGLKFGMYSCVGTHTCAGYPGSFEHEFQDAALLAEWGVDLLKYDYCFKPRHVSGELLYKRMSLALKNCGRDILFSACNWGEDNVYHWIRESGAHMYRSTVDIQDSWDSIKSLTLSQLDKASSTGAFCHNDLDMLVVGMYGTSNSGFIGAAIGGCNDIEYKTHFSLWSLMGSPLMMGNDIRKASRAAKDILMNKSLIAINQDIEGRGAYRIKPEPQWFHTDEVFMLVKVLTDGDLAIGFFNLSDGQKEISLQFWDLGLPYASGKALSLYDCWEHKELGVFKERYAPVVAAHDCVVVRAKLV from the coding sequence ATGCAGGGTCAACAGCTGGGACTAACCCCGCCTATGGGATGGAATTCGTGGAACACGTTTACTTGGGATATTAATGAACGGCTGATCCGTGAGGCGGCAGATATATTAGCCTCGGAAGGCTATAAGGAAGCCGGATATGAGTACATTGTAATCGACGACTGCTGGAGTCTGAAGGAGAGGGCTGAAGACGGCAGCCTTGTGGCTGATCCGGATAAATTTCCAGGCGGAATGAAGGCCCTTGCCGATTATATCCATTCCAAGGGGCTGAAATTTGGAATGTATTCCTGTGTGGGAACACATACCTGTGCCGGCTATCCCGGCAGCTTCGAGCATGAGTTCCAGGATGCAGCGCTGCTGGCGGAATGGGGAGTGGATCTATTAAAATACGATTATTGCTTTAAGCCCAGACATGTGTCGGGAGAGCTCCTGTACAAACGGATGAGTCTGGCGCTTAAAAATTGCGGCAGAGATATTCTGTTCTCGGCCTGCAACTGGGGCGAGGACAATGTGTATCACTGGATTCGTGAATCAGGCGCGCACATGTACCGCTCTACGGTTGACATACAGGACAGCTGGGATTCTATCAAAAGCCTGACGCTGTCCCAGCTGGATAAGGCCAGCAGTACAGGTGCCTTTTGCCACAATGATCTGGATATGCTGGTTGTCGGCATGTACGGTACCTCTAACAGCGGCTTTATCGGCGCAGCCATCGGCGGCTGCAATGATATTGAATATAAAACGCATTTTTCACTATGGAGCCTTATGGGCTCTCCGCTGATGATGGGCAATGATATCCGGAAGGCCAGCCGGGCGGCGAAGGATATTCTGATGAACAAGTCTCTGATCGCTATTAATCAGGATATTGAAGGCCGGGGAGCCTACCGGATCAAGCCTGAGCCCCAGTGGTTCCATACAGATGAGGTCTTTATGCTGGTAAAAGTTTTGACTGACGGCGATCTGGCGATAGGCTTCTTTAATCTGAGTGACGGACAAAAGGAAATCTCCCTGCAGTTTTGGGATCTGGGGCTTCCCTATGCTTCCGGCAAAGCATTGTCTTTGTATGATTGCTGGGAGCATAAGGAGCTCGGCGTATTCAAGGAAAGATATGCTCCGGTTGTGGCAGCCCATGATTGTGTAGTTGTACGGGCCAAACTGGTTTAG
- a CDS encoding AraC family transcriptional regulator encodes MNDPQQIITQQKKSVYFSHVDNPVCTGTGYKAPNLHTWGPGIRDVYALHYIVNGKGYYEINDVTYTLHKGESFIIFPHMEVYYYPDQEEPWEYVWVEFKGAAALHLLSMTRLAPHAPTLPVSPEDLEPLYNVSGSNGNKPFERERSNAKLHVLLTYYMEYFPGERAVHKTDYVISAQEYIESYYWNPDLSVHHVVDFVNINRSYLFRLFKDTTGMSISGYLTAFRVQRACDLLKTTLLSVKTVAYSVGYEDPLYFSKVFKKVTSYNPTEYKSRHTAVINGKEHNSRIP; translated from the coding sequence ATGAACGATCCGCAGCAGATTATTACACAGCAGAAAAAGTCTGTTTATTTCTCACACGTCGATAATCCGGTATGCACAGGCACCGGCTACAAAGCGCCTAACTTACATACATGGGGGCCGGGTATCCGCGATGTGTACGCGCTCCACTATATCGTAAACGGCAAAGGGTATTATGAGATAAACGACGTAACCTACACTTTACACAAAGGCGAAAGCTTTATTATTTTCCCGCATATGGAGGTATATTACTACCCGGATCAGGAGGAGCCCTGGGAGTATGTCTGGGTAGAATTTAAAGGGGCCGCCGCCTTGCATCTGCTGTCCATGACCAGGCTGGCTCCCCATGCTCCAACACTCCCCGTGTCCCCGGAGGATCTGGAGCCTCTGTATAATGTGAGCGGATCTAACGGAAACAAGCCGTTTGAAAGAGAACGTTCCAACGCTAAGCTGCATGTATTGCTAACCTATTATATGGAATATTTTCCGGGTGAACGGGCAGTTCATAAAACAGACTATGTTATTTCAGCACAGGAGTATATTGAAAGCTATTATTGGAATCCGGATTTGTCCGTTCATCATGTGGTGGATTTCGTTAATATTAACCGCAGCTATTTGTTCCGGCTGTTTAAGGATACGACCGGTATGTCCATTTCCGGCTATCTTACTGCGTTTCGGGTACAGCGTGCCTGCGATTTATTAAAAACCACCCTGCTGTCTGTCAAAACGGTAGCCTATTCGGTTGGCTATGAGGACCCGTTGTATTTCTCAAAGGTTTTTAAGAAAGTAACTTCATATAACCCGACCGAATACAAAAGCAGGCACACTGCCGTTATTAACGGAAAAGAACACAATTCCCGGATTCCCTGA
- the hflK gene encoding FtsH protease activity modulator HflK, with the protein MNFTNGDGGNPVPGPKLPEMKPGTYKKIGLGVAAAALLLYLGSTSFYTVQEQERAAILTFGKYTNESSAGLHFKWPYPIQEVITVPAELTQRIHIGYRQEADGAVAVEDEAMMITGDENIVSADAVVQWKISNIRDYLYNIDDPEHFLRNSASSSIRAVIGSEKLDYAITDGKTVIQDKVRELLIDLQKKYNTGIQIIDIKFQDIEPPSGQVEEAFREVTNAREEKNTKINNAKKYENDIIPKARGEAQALLERAEGEKKSRILNAQGDVAQFNAIYAEYTNNQSVTESRLILETLETILPNAKIFVTNSNSDTVNYLPLNELMRSTPASPSASAAPQGGAAE; encoded by the coding sequence TTGAATTTCACAAATGGGGATGGCGGAAATCCGGTACCGGGGCCCAAGCTGCCTGAGATGAAGCCGGGAACGTACAAGAAGATTGGACTGGGGGTAGCTGCAGCAGCCTTGCTGCTGTATCTGGGCTCTACATCATTTTATACCGTACAGGAGCAGGAACGAGCAGCTATACTGACCTTTGGCAAATACACGAATGAATCCTCGGCAGGGCTTCATTTCAAATGGCCTTACCCGATACAGGAAGTCATTACGGTGCCTGCGGAGCTGACCCAGAGAATACATATCGGGTACCGGCAGGAGGCAGATGGTGCAGTAGCCGTTGAAGATGAAGCAATGATGATTACAGGCGATGAGAATATCGTATCTGCAGACGCGGTGGTTCAGTGGAAGATCAGCAATATCCGTGATTATCTGTATAATATTGATGACCCGGAGCATTTCCTGCGTAACTCGGCCAGCTCCTCAATTCGCGCCGTAATCGGTTCCGAGAAGCTGGATTATGCGATTACTGACGGGAAGACCGTAATTCAGGATAAAGTCCGGGAGCTGCTCATTGACCTGCAGAAGAAATACAACACCGGCATTCAGATTATTGATATCAAATTCCAGGATATTGAGCCGCCGAGCGGCCAGGTTGAGGAAGCCTTCCGCGAGGTAACCAATGCCCGGGAAGAGAAGAATACGAAGATTAACAATGCGAAGAAATATGAGAACGATATCATTCCAAAAGCACGCGGTGAAGCGCAGGCGCTGCTCGAGAGAGCCGAAGGGGAGAAGAAATCACGTATCCTTAATGCGCAGGGTGATGTAGCCCAGTTCAATGCGATTTATGCGGAATACACCAACAACCAGAGCGTAACTGAAAGCCGGCTGATTCTGGAGACGCTGGAAACGATTTTACCTAACGCCAAAATCTTTGTAACCAATTCCAATAGTGACACTGTAAATTATTTGCCGCTGAATGAGCTGATGCGCAGTACCCCTGCCAGCCCGTCTGCTTCAGCCGCACCGCAAGGAGGAGCTGCAGAATGA